The region CAAAATATTGGTTCGGCAAACAGTGACCTATTTTAAGAATAATGATGTTATGGCTGCTGCGGCAGCTGTGAAGAAAATACAAGGGCGTAAGGTGGATAAAGAAACTGCCAACGAGATTAATGGAATTATAGATAAAATGATGAAACCCAAAGATAGTAAATAGGAGGGCTTTATGTTTATTCCAGGATTTCTTATTAGTATTATTACGTTTCCAGGAGTTATTGTACATGAGATTGCACATCAGTTTTTTTGCCGCTTATTCAGAGTTGCGGTTGTGAACGTCTGTTATTTTAGGGTTGGAAATCCGGCCGGTTATGTAATTCATGAAACGCCTAAAAATTTATGGCATCAATTGTTCATTGCTATTGGTCCCTTTATTATAAATACAGTGCTAGGAGCGGTTATTGCTTTTCCGGCCGCTATGAAATACCACTTTTCTTCTATGGGAATTTTGGATGGGCTATTAATGTGGGTGGGAATTTCTATTGCTATGCATTCGTTTCCGAGTAGCGGAGATGCCAAGAGTATATGGAATGCAACGAAACAAGCCCCTTTTTTGGTCAAAACGGTGGGTTTTCCTCTGGTAGGCTTAATTTATCTTGGAGCTGTGGGTTCATTTTTCTGGCTTGACCTGGCATATGGAGTTGTCGTAAGCAATTTCATACCCGATCTTTTAGTAAAAGCTTTATTATAGTTGCTTTATCTCAGAGCAAATGGACGGTTCCTTAACTCCCAAGAACCATCAAAGATCAGTAGAGGTAAAAGGGCCGCAGCCTTTCTCTAACCACATTTAATAAATTTCCT is a window of Propionispora hippei DSM 15287 DNA encoding:
- a CDS encoding DUF3267 domain-containing protein, which codes for MFIPGFLISIITFPGVIVHEIAHQFFCRLFRVAVVNVCYFRVGNPAGYVIHETPKNLWHQLFIAIGPFIINTVLGAVIAFPAAMKYHFSSMGILDGLLMWVGISIAMHSFPSSGDAKSIWNATKQAPFLVKTVGFPLVGLIYLGAVGSFFWLDLAYGVVVSNFIPDLLVKALL